A genomic region of Zalophus californianus isolate mZalCal1 chromosome 1, mZalCal1.pri.v2, whole genome shotgun sequence contains the following coding sequences:
- the NBEAL2 gene encoding neurobeachin-like protein 2 isoform X5 — MGLAEGNRRAARRRRRRQVARSRAGAGPGHGRLGAAVRAVAALLRSEGPGLPAAVAEGLRGCLREKHLTVISGATQAGGGRRGGTAAAAGRTACPGRAAGRGGPGASLAAAQALHHSLQLKGAPASQEGRGLLLENVALHALLLCEGLFDPYQTWRRQHSGEVISSKEKSKYKFPPAALPCEFSAFFRESLRDADGLPPMLLLCLVHLFGAVLAGGKENGQMAVSAGSVQGLLGVVRGWDHGPAQDPRLVPLTLEALVGAVHVLHASRTPPRGPELRTLLEGYFHILNADWPAGPSPGPEEALVTLRVSMLDAIPRMLACEDRPVLQATFLSNNCFEHLTRLIQNSKVLDQDTDAIAVHVVRVLTCIMSGSPSAKEVFKERIGYPHLHEVLQSHGPPTHRLLQELLNMAVEGDHGRCPPPPVVNEQPVLLLVQWLPALPTAELRLFLAQRLRRLCDSCPASRRTCVQAGLVGHLLHTLSTGSALGTHCQEQLLALLQALGRVSLRPSELRCLLRPPPALDSGHAGTEAQKARHAGAVLRALSGMARCQGPARALHYFDLTPSMAGIMVPPVQRWPGPGFTFHAWLCLHPTAAAPSPAPSRPLQRKQLYSFFASSGSGFEAFFTAAGTLVVAVCTRKEYLTMSLPEVSFADSAWHCVAIVHVPGRRPFSQNLVHVYKDGQLVKTAPLRCPSLSEPFSSCCIGSAGHRTTTTTTGLPTPPVPAALAPTHPSLSRSQSVPATAGLGWGSGLVAPLQEGSISSTLAGTQDTRWGSPTSLEGELGAVAIFHEALPAAALRTLFTLGPKEMAPFKPEGELHELSTKLLLHYSPQACRNNICLDLSPGHGLDGRLTGHRVETWDVKDVVTCVGGMAALLPLLERVASQPQEAEAGPAETHDLVGPELTSGHNTQGLLLPLGKSSEVRMERNAVAAFLLMLRNFLEGHAGNQESLVQCQGPAIIGALLRKVPSWAMDMNVLMSAQLLMEQVAAEGSGPLLYLLYQHVLFSFHLWSPSDFAVRLGHIQYMSSIVREHRQKLRKKYGVQFILDALRTHYSPPREHPLAADDVRTVQTSLLGLVREFLARNSATEDMQVVLSFLAAAADDGQVAGVLDLLLALLQGSPAQESLAIFLVEQGNLEVLLALLVRPRALPQVPDRVCKILRKLQQNERLPERSRQHLRLREYSLQGLVACLPEGAASPQLCQGLYKLFLGADCLNLSDLLAVVQLSLQADLSIRLDICRQLFHLIYGQPDIVRLLARQAGWQDVLTRLYVLEAAPAGSPLPFSPEPPTSPEPALGQPPTESPETSDVFLPSETPSPDPDAFYHALSPFCTPFDLGLERASVGSCNTAGGGSGSGTLTPASQPGTPSPLDGPRPFPVAHGRHSSSLSNVLEDGSLPEPAVSGDDTSNTSNPQQTSEEELCNLLTNVLFSVTWRGVEGSDEAAWRERGQVFSVLTQLGASATLVRPPDCIKRSLLEMMLESALTDIKEAPVGVLASLTQQALWLLRLLQDFLCAEGHGNQELWSEKLFEGVCSLLDRLGAWPHLANGTADLREMAQIGLRLVLGYILLEDPQLHAQAYVKLHSLLQTTVTMRREEACYVLSKLESALARALNTSPPKTTSEDREPPNAAAAAAERCSWLVPLVRTLLDRAYGPLGLQWGLPSLPPTNGSPTFFEDFQAFCATPEWRHFIDKQVQPTMSQFEMDTYAKSHDLMSGFWNACYDTLMSSGQRRQRERAHSRRAFQDLVLEPAQRRGRLEGLRYAAALKQQAAQHSTALLHWGALWRQLSSPCGAWALRDPPVPRWKLSSAETYSRMRLKLVPNHHFNPHLEASALRDNLGEAPLTPAEEASLPLAVTKEAKVSTLPEELQEDQLGEDELAALEKAMQAAELDEQHEKLVLSAECQLVTVVAVIPGLLEITTQHVYFYDGSVERMETEEGIGHDFRRPLAQLREVHLRRFNLRRSALELFFIDQANYFLNFPCKVGGTVASSPYQAPRPQPCPIPPHTQVRNQAYSLLLRLRPPSQGYLSSRSPQEMLRASGLTQKWVQREISNFEYLMQLNTIAGRTYNDLSQYPVFPWVLQDYVSPTLDLSNPAVFRDLSKPIGVVNPKHAQLVREKYESFEDPAGTIDKFHYGTHYSNAAGVMHYLIRVEPFTSLHVQLQSGRFDCSDRQFHSVAAAWQARLESPADVKELIPEFFYFPDFLENQNGFDLGCLQLTNEKVDDVVLPPWASSPEDFIQQHRQALESEYVSAHLHEWIDLIFGYKQRGPAAEEALNVFYYCTYEGAVDLDHVVDERERKALEGIISNFGQTPCQLLKEPHPARLSAEEAAQRLARLDTNSPSIFQHLDQLKAFFAEVISDGVPLVLALVPHRQSHSFTIQGTSDLLVTVSASGLLGIHSWLPYDRNINNYFSFSKDATMGNPKMQRLLSGPWVPDRGVSGQALAVAPDGKLLFSGGHWDGSLRVTALPRGKLLKQLNRHLDVVTCLALDTCGIYLISGSRDTTCMVWRLLQEGGLSVGLASKPVQVLYGHEAAVSCVAISTELDMAVSGSDDGTVIIHTVRRGQFVAALQPPGATLPGPVSHLALGSEGQIVVQSSAWERVGAQVTYSLHLYSVNGKLRASVPLVEQPTALAVTEDFVLLGTAQCALHILHLNKLLPAAPPLPMKVPIRSVAVTKERSHVLVGLEDGKLIVVGAGQPSEARSSQFARKLWRSSRRISQVSSGETEYNPGEAR, encoded by the exons TGTGGCTGCTCTACTACGCTCAG AAGGACCTGGGCTACCTGCAGCAGTGGCTGAAGGCCTTCGTGGGTGCCTTCGAGAAAAGCATCTCACTGTCATTTCTGGAGCCACGCAG GCCGGAGGAGGCAGGCGCGGAGGTACCGCTGCTGCCGCTGGACGCACTGCATGTCCTGGCCGAGCAGCTGGACGAGGGGGACCTGGAGCAAGCCTTGCTGCTGCTCAAGCTCTTCATCATTCTCTGCAG CTGAAAGGAGCCCCAGCATCGCAGGAGGGCCGTGGGCTGCTGCTGGAAAACGTGGCCCTGCACGCCCTGCTCCTCTGCGAGGGCCTCTTTGACCCCTACCAGACCTGGAGGCGCCAGCACAGTGG ggaagtCATCAGTTCCAAGGAGAAGAGCAAATACAAGTTCCCACCAGCTGCTTTGCCCTGTGAATTCAGCGCCTTCTTCCGAG AGAGCCTGCGGGATGCTGATGGCCTCCCTCCCATGCTGTTGCTGTGTCTCGTCCACCTCTTTGGTGCCGTCCTTGCAGGAGGGAAG GAGAACGGGCAGATGGCCGTGAGCGCTGGCTCCGTGCAGGGCCTGTTGGGTGTGGTACGGGGCTGGGACCATGGGCCGGCCCAGGACCCCCGCCTAGTGCCGCTGACGCTGGAGGCGCTCGTGGGGGCCGTACATGTCCTGCATGCCAGCCGCACGCCCCCTCGTGGGCCAGAGCTCCGCACCCTGCTTGAGGGCTACTTCCACATCCTTAATGCCGACTGGCCGGCGGGTCCAAGCCCAGGCCCTGAAGAGGCCCTTGTCACCCTACGGGTCAGCATGCTCG ACGCCATCCCCAGGATGCTGGCGTGTGAGGACCGGCCGGTGCTGCAGGCCACCTTCCTCAGCAACAATTGCTTTGAACACCTTACTCGCCTCATCCAGAACAGCAAG gtCCTGGACCAGGACACAGATGCCATCGCAGTGCACGTGGTCCGAGTGCTGACCTGCATCATGAGCGGCTCCCCCTCGGCCAAG GAGGTGTTTAAGGAGCGCATCGGCTACCCTCACCTGCACGAGGTTCTGCAGAGCCACGGCCCCCCCACCCACCGGCTGCTGCAGGAGCTGCTCAACATG GCTGTGGAGGGCGACCACGGCAGATGTCCACCGCCACCGGTCGTCAACGAGCAGCCCGTGCTGCTGCTGGTGCAGTGGCTCCCGGCCCTGCCCACGGCGGAGCTGCGCCTCTTCCTCGCCCAGCGCCTCCGGCGGCTCTGCGACAGCTGCCCGGCCAGCCGGCGCACGTGTGTGCAGGCGGGGCTGGTGGGCCACCTGCTGCACACGCTCAGCACGGGGAGCGCCTTGGGGACCCACTGCCAGGAGCAGCTGTTGGCGCTGCTGCAAGCCTTGGGCCGAGTGTCCCTAAGGCCCTCGGAGCTGCGTTGCCTGCTGCGCCCCCCACCGGCGCTGGACTCGGGGCACGCCgggactgaggcccagaaggcCAGACACGCTGGGGCCGTCCTCCGTGCGTTGTCGGGCATGGCCCGGTGCCAGGGCCCCGCGCGAGCCCTACACTACTTTGACCTCACGCCCAGCATGGCGGGGATCATGGTACCCCCCGTGCAGCGCTGGCCGGGACCCGGCTTCACCTTCCACGCCTGGCTCTGTCTGCACCCCACGGCTGCggcccccagcccggccccctCCCGGCCCCTCCAGCGGAAGCAGCTGTACAG CTTCTTCGCCAGCAGCGGCTCAGGGTTCGAGGCCTTCTTCACGGCAGCTGGGACGCTGGTGGTGGCCGTGTGCACCCGGAAGGAGTACTTGACCATGAGCTTGCCGGAAGTGTCCTTTGCCGACTCCGCCTGG CACTGCGTGGCCATCGTCCATGTGCCTGGGCGCCGGCCCTTCAGCCAAAACCTGGTCCATGTCTACAAAGACGGCCAGCTGGTCAAGACGGCACCCCTTCGCTGCCCCTCCCTCAGTGAG CCTTTCTCCTCCTGCTGCATCGGCTCTGCTGGGCACCGCACAACGACCACCACCACGGGGCTGCCTACGCCACCAGTCCCTGCTGCCCTGGCTCCCACTCACCCCTCCCTTTCCCGCTCGCAGTCGGTCCCGGCCACCGCAGGGCTTGGCTGGGGGTCCGGGCTGGTGGCCCCCCTGCAGGAGGGCAGCATCAGCTCCACCCTTGCAGGCACACAGGACACCCGGTGGGGCAGCCCCACGTCCCTGGAGGGTGAGCTGGGGGCCGTGGCCATCTTTCACGAAGCGCTGCCTGCGGCGGCCCTGCGAACCCTGTTCACCTTGG GGCCCAAGGAGATGGCACCCTTCAAGCCCGAGGGTGAGCTGCACGAGCTTAGCACCAAGCTGCTCCTCCATTACTCACCTCAG gcctgcaGGAACAACATCTGCCTGGACCTGTCCCCCGGCCACGGGCTGGATGGCCGCCTGACGGGCCACAGGGTGGAGACCTGGGATGTGAAG GATGTGGTGACTTGTGTGGGAGGCATGGctgccctgctgcccctgctggaGCGAGTGGCCTCACAGCCCCAAGAGGCCGAGGCAGGTCCAGCTGAGACACATGACCTCGTGGGGCCCGAGCTGACCTCTGGCCACAATAcccagggcctgcttctcccactgggCAAGTCCTCAG AGGTGCGCATGGAGAGGAACGCCGTGGCTGCCTTCCTGCTGATGCTGCGGAACTTCCTGGAGGGCCATGCGGGGAACCAGGAGAGCCTGGTGCAGTGCCAGGGGCCGGCCATCATCGGAGCCCTCCTGCGCAAG GTCCCCAGCTGGGCCATGGACATGAACGTGCTCATGTCTGCCCAGCTGCTGATGGAGCAGGTAGCAGCCGAGGGCAGCGGGCCCCTCCTGTACCTGCTCTACCAGCATGTGCTCTTCAGCTTCCACCTCTGGAGCCCTAGTGACTTTGCTGTGCGCCTTG GCCACATCCAGTACATGTCTAGCATAGTCCGGGAGCACAGACAGAAGCTGCGGAAAAAGTACGGGGTTCAGTTCATCCTGGATGCGCTGCGCACCCATTACAG CCCTCCGCGGGAGCACCCCCTAGCGGCCGACGACGTGCGCACAGTGCAGACTTCACTGCTCGGCCTGGTGCGGGAGTTCCTGGCTCGGAACTCGGCCACCGAGGACATGCAGGTGGTGCTTAGCTTTCTGGCGGCGGCAGCTGATGATGGCCAG GTGGCAGGTGTGCTGGACCTGCTGCTGGCACTGCTGCAGGGTTCACCAGCACAGGAGTCTCTCGCCATCTTCCTGGTGGAGCAGGGGAACCTTGAGGTGCTGCTGGCTCTGCTGGTGCGGCCCAGGGCACTGCCCCAGGTGCCCGACCGAGTCTGCAAG ATCCTGCGCAAACTGCAGCAGAACGAGCGCTTACCTGAGCGGAGCCGTCAGCACCTCCGGCTGCGAGAGTATAGTCTCCAGGGGCTCGTTGCCTGCCTGCCGGAGGGCGCTGCTTCCCCCCAGCTCTGCCAGGGCCTCTACAAGCTATTCCTGGGGGCAG ATTGCCTGAATCTCTCAGATCTGTTGGCCGTGGTGCAGCTGTCCCTCCAGGCTGACCTCAGCATCCGCCTGGACATTTGTCGCCAG CTCTTTCACCTCATCTACGGACAGCCAGACATAGTGCGGCTACTGGCCCGACAGGCTGGCTGGCAGGACGTGCTGACCCGGCTGTACGTCCTGGAGGCGGCCCCAGCCGGCAgtcccctgcccttctccccagagccacccacctccccagagccagccttAGGCCAGCCGCCCACCGAGTCACCTGAGACTTCGGACGTCTTCCTGCCCTCGGAGACTCCCAGCCCCGACCCTGATGCCTTTTACCATGCTCTCTCCCCATTTTGTACACCCTTTGACCTGGGCCTGGAACGGGCCAGCGTGGGTTCGTGTAACACGGCCGGCGGTGGCAGCGGCAGCGGGACTCTTACTCCGGCCAGCCAGCCCGGCACCCCTTCCCCGCTGGATGGGCCCCGGCCCTTCCCTGTGGCCCACGGCCGCCACAGCTCCAGTCTCTCCAACGTGCTGGAGGACGGCAGCCTCCCGGAGCCCGCCGTCAGTGGGGACGATACCTCAAataccagcaaccctcag CAAACCTCTGAGGAGGAACTGTGCAACCTGCTCACCAACGTGCTGTTCTCGGTGACATGGCGCGGCGTGGAAGGCAGCGATGAAGCCGCCTGGCGGGAGCGCGGCCAGGTCTTCTCGGTGCTCACCCAGTTGGGGGCCTCAGCCACACTTGTGCGCCCGCCAGACTGCATCAAGCGCAG CCTCCTGGAGATGATGCTGGAGTCAGCCCTGACCGACATCAAAGAGGCCCCTGTCGGGGTCCTGGCCAGCCTCACCCAGCAGGCGCTCTGGCTTCTGCGCCTGCTGCAGGACTTCTTGTGTGCGGAGGGCCACGGTAACCAGGAGCTGTGGAGTGAGAAG CTCTTTGAAGGGGTGTGCAGTCTGCTTGACCGCCTGGGAGCCTGGCCTCACCTGGCCAACGGCACAGCGGATCTCCGCGAGATGGCCCAGATTGGCCTGCGCCTTGTGCTTGGCTACATCCTGCTGGAGGACCCACAG ctGCACGCCCAGGCCTACGTGAAACTGCACTCGCTGCTGCAGACCACAGTAACCATGCGGCGGGAGGAGGCCTGCTATGTGCTCTCCAAGCTGGAGTCGGCGCTGGCGCGCGCGCTGAACACTTCCCCACCAAAAACCACCTCCGAGGACAGGGAGCCCCCAAACGCAGCCGCTGCAGCCGCGGAACGCTGCTCGTGGCTGGTGCCCCTGGTGCGCACCCTGCTTGACCGTGCCTATGGGCCGCTGGGCCTCCAGTGGGGACTGCCTTCCCTGCCGCCCACCAACGGCAGCCCCACCTTCTTCGAGGACTTCCAGGCCTTCTGTGCCACACCTGAATGGCGCCACTTCATAGACAAGCAG GTGCAGCCGACCATGTCGCAGTTCGAGATGGACACCTACGCAAAGAGCCACGACCTCATGTCGGGCTTCTGGAATGCCTGCTACGACACGCTTATGAGTAGTGGACAGCGGCGCCAGCGGGAGCGGGCACACAGCCGGCGGGCCTTCCAG GACCTGGTGCTGGAACCTGCGCAGAGGCGGGGGCGCCTGGAGGGGCTGCGCTACGCGGCGGCCCTGAAGCAGCAGGCGGCGCAGCATTCCACCGCCCTGCTGCACTGGGGGGCGCTGTGGCGTCAGCTCTCCAGCCCCTGTGGGGCCTGGGCCCTGAG GGACCCACCTGTTCCGCGCTGGAAGCTGTCCAGTGCCGAGACATATTCGCGCATGCGTCTGAAGCTAGTGCCCAACCACCACTTCAACCCTCACCTGGAAGCGAGCGCCCTGCGTGACAACCTGG GTGAGGCCCCCCTGACCCCTGCGGAGGAGGCCTCGCTGCCTCTGGCAGTGACCAAGGAGGCCAAAGTCAGTACCCTACCAGAGGAGCTGCAGGAAGACCAGCTGGGCGAAGATGAGCTGGCTGCGCTGGAGAAAGC GATGCAGGCGGCGGAACTGGACGAGCAGCATGAGAAGCTGGTGCTTTCCGCGGAGTGCCAGCTCGTCACGGTGGTGGCTGTGATCCCGGGGCTGCTGGAGATCACCACCCAGCACGTGTACTTCTACGATGGCAGCGTCGAGCGCATGGAAACGGAGGAGG GCATTGGCCACGACTTCCGGCGCCCACTCGCCCAGCTGCGCGAGGTCCACCTGCGCCGCTTCAACCTGCGCCGCTCAGCGCTCGAGCTCTTCTTCATTGATCAGGCCAACTACTTCCTCAACTTCCCGTGCAAGGTGGGCGGGACCGTAGCCTCGTCTCCTTaccaggcccccaggccccagccctgccccatccCGCCCCATACCCAGGTGCGGAACCAGGCGTACTCGTTGCTCCTGCGCCTCCGACCCCCCAGCCAAGGCTACCTAAGCAGCCGCTCCCCCCAGGAGATGCTGCGTGCCTCTGGCCTCACCCAG aaaTGGGTTCAGCGTGAGATCTCCAACTTTGAGTACTTGATGCAACTCAACACCATTGCGGGGCGGACCTACAACGACCTGTCTCAGTACCCTGTG TTCCCCTGGGTCCTGCAGGACTACGTGTCCCCAACTTTGGACCTCAGCAACCCGGCCGTCTTCCGGGACCTGTCCAAGCCCATCGGTGTGGTGAACCCCAAGCATGCCCAGCTCGTGAGGGAGAA GTACGAGAGCTTTGAGGACCCAGCGGGCACCATCGACAAGTTCCACTATGGCACCCACTATTCCAACGCAGCAGGCGTGATGCACTACCTCATCCGCGTGGAACCCTTCACCTCCCTGCACGTCCAGCTGCAGAGTGGCCG ctttgaCTGCTCCGACCGGCAGTTCCACTCCGTGGCGGCAGCCTGGCAGGCCCGCCTGGAGAGCCCTGCCGATGTGAAGGAGCTTATCCCGGAGTTCTTCTACTTCCCCGACTTCCTGGAGAACCAGAACG GCTTCGACCTGGGCTGCCTCCAGCTGACCAACGAGAAGGTGGACGACGTGGTGCTGCCGCCGTGGGCCAGCTCCCCGGAGGACTTCATCCAGCAGCACCGCCAGGCTCTG GAGTCCGAGTATGTGTCTGCCCACCTGCACGAGTGGATTGACCTCATCTTTGGCTACAAGCAGCGGGGACCGGCTGCGGAGGAGGCGCTCAACGTCTTCTATTACTGCACCTATGAAG GGGCCGTGGACCTGGACCACGTGGTGGACGAGCGGGAACGGAAGGCTCTGGAGGGCATTATCAGTAATTTTGGGCAGACCCCCTGTCAGCTGCTGAAG GAGCCACATCCAGCTCGGCTCTCCGCCGAGGAAGCAGCCCAGCGCCTCGCGCGCCTGGACACTAACTCACCTAGCATCTTCCAGCACCTGGACCAGCTCAAGGCCTTCTTTGCGGAG GTCATCAGTGATGGCGTGCCCCTGGTGCTGGCCCTGGTCCCCCACCGGCAGTCCCACTCCTTCACCATCCAGGGCACCTCAGACCTCTTG GTGACCGTGAGTGCCAGTGGGCTGTTGGGTATCCACAGCTGGCTGCCCTACGACCGGAACATAAACAACTACTTCAGCTTCAGCAAAGACGCCACCATGGGCAACCCCAA GATGCAACGACTGCTGAGCGGCCCGTGGGTGCCGGACCGTGGCGTGAGTGGACAGGCCCTGGCAGTGGCCCCCGACGGAAAGCTGCTGTTCAGTGGTGGCCATTGGGATGGCAGCCTGCGAGTGACCGCACTACCGCGGGGCAAGCTGCTGAAACAGCTCAACCGCCACCTTG ATGTAGTGACTTGCCTGGCACTGGACACCTGTGGCATCTACCTCATCTCGGGCTCCCGGGACACCACGTGCATGGTGTGGCGGCTCCTGCAGGAG GGTGGTCTCTCGGTGGGACTGGCATCAAAGCCTGTGCAGGTGCTATACGGGCATGAGGCTGCAGTGAGCTGTGTGGCCATCAGCACTGAACTCGACATGGCTGTATCTGGATCTGAC GATGGAACTGTGATCATCCACACCGTACGCCGTGGCCAATTTGTGGCAGCACTACAGCCCCCAGGGGCCACATTACCCGGACCTGTGTCCCATCTGGCGCTGGGGTCTGAGGGCCAGATTGTGGTACAGAGCTCGGCGTGGGAGCGTGTGGGGGCTCAG GTCACCTACTCTTTGCACCTGTACTCCGTGAATGGGAAGTTACGGGCTTCAGTGCCCCTGGTAGAGCAGCCCACAGCCCTGGCGGTGACGGAGGACTTTGTTCTGCTGGGCACCGCCCAGTGTGCCCTGCACATCCTCCACCTGAACAA gctGCTTCCGGCTGCGCCTCCCCTACCCATGAAGGTGCCCATCCGTAGCGTGGCTGTGACCAAGGAGCGCAGCCACGTGCTCGTGGGCCTGGAGGACGGCAAGCTTATCGTGGTGGGCGCGGGGCAGCCCTCTGAG gcgcGCAGCAGCCAGTTCGCGCGGAAGCTGTGGCGGTCCTCCAGGCGCATCTCACAGGTGTCCTCCGGGGAGACAGAGTACAACCCAGGAGAGGCGCGCTGA